The following are encoded together in the Citrus sinensis cultivar Valencia sweet orange chromosome 1, DVS_A1.0, whole genome shotgun sequence genome:
- the LOC102619162 gene encoding protein NETWORKED 1A → MAALLHQESRRMYSWWWDSHISPKNSKWLQENLTDMDAKVKAMIKLIEEDADSFARRAEMYYKKRPELMKLVEEFYRAYRALAERYDNATGELRQAHRTMSEAFPNQVPYVIRDDSTLGSSGPEGEPHTPEMLHPIRALVDPDDLQKDALGFSSTNLHALKRNGMYSEESDSGISKRGLKQLNEMFGSGEMVPQNSKLAEGRIRKGMTVHEAEDKADSELETLKKTLAEIEAEKEAILMQYQQSLQKFSSLERELNHAQKDAGGLDERASKADIEVKVLKEALIRLEAERDAGLLQYNHCLERISTLEKMIIQAQEDSKGLNERASKAEIEAQKLKQELSRLENEKEAGLLQYKQCLEMIYALESKISLAEENAGMLNEQTEKAETEVKALKQALTGLNEEKEAIAFRYEQCLDKIAQMESEIFNAQEHAKQLNSEILMGAEKLRTSEQQCVLLERANHSLQVEAESLVQKIAIKDQELSQKQRELENLQASLQDEQSRFAQVEVTLQTLQKLHSQSQHEQKALTLELQNKLQKMKDMEVCNHDLEEGIEQVKRENQSLVELNSSSTITIQNLQNEIFNLKEMKEKLEKEIALQEDKSNALQLEVRHLKEEIMGLSRRYQALVEQVLSVGLNPEHLGSAVKELREENSKLKEVCKEQGDEKEVLHEKLKNFDNLLKKNAALEGSLSEMNIKLEGSGERVNDLQKSCQFLREEKSSLVAEKATLLSQLQIMTENMQKLLEKNVMLEHSLAGANVELEGLRAKSKSLEDFCRMLKNEKSNLLNERSTLVSQLEDVEKRLGNLERRFTKLEEKYADIEREKESTLSQVEELRYSLTNEQLERANYVQSSESRMVDLESLVHQLQEETTLRKKEFEEELDKAVKAQVEIFILQKFIKDLEEKNLSLLIECQKHVEASKLSDKLIAELESENLEQQVETEFLLDELEKLRTGIYQVFRVLQFDPANWHEGKIEQGHIPIPQIVEDIEDLKSSVLRNEDEKQQLVIENTVLLTLIGQLRLDGAEQESGKKIFEQELMSMTEQHMMLQKDKDELLEMNKQLMLEVSEGEQRQDSLKDELETQGLKLASLQEAYLTLQEENSKLLEEDRLLYERFLGLKKEISALEEENIVLLQEALDLGNVSTVFKSFGIEKAEEVKALFEDLNHLHMTNGELQGKVELLGRKLEMKEAEGLHLNETVDKLQKELHEVSDLNDQLNIQIFIGHDSLRQKASDLLEAEQKLKATHNLNVELCITVEDLKRECDELKLIKENAEKRILEISRDCSKQERELECLQEVNKSLEAEVGILHDEIEEHRIREVYLSSELQERSNEFELWESEATSFYFDLQMSSTREVLLENKVHELAEVCESLEDGSATKSLESKQMKERIGSLESQIGRLKSRLSSYDPVIASLKDNITSLELNILHQKKHVLAGNGEQKNSEMPSQLHLMNSQEPEVKSIAVADGISELQEMQTRIKAVEKAFVEEIERLVVQESMKNSIKVEDQISETEDSKLRSTSCQGVANQKEEIELQGKLTDKSKPETSEVSSRTLMKDIPLDQVSDYSFYGKRRGENTGSNDQMLGLWECAEQDCGLDPMVHDQQKRAAAPAANTSVRSQSKAVESKNPFSELEIEKELGVDKLEVSSSNADTNKEGSKRKILERLASDAQKLTSLQTTVQDLKNKMEMNKSKKAANDPEYEQVKRQLKEVEETVVELVGINDQLTKDTEQSPSFDGKSAAELEDAGRKKVAEQAQEGSEKIGRLQLAVQSIQYILLKLEDESKTEGKQKFSGSRTGALLRDFIYSGGRSSTGRRKGCLCGCMRPSTNGD, encoded by the exons ATGGCAGCCTTGCTACATCAGGAGTCAAGGCGCATGTACTCTTGGTGGTGGGACAGCCACATTAGCCCGAAGAATTCAAAATGGCTTCAGGAAAATCTTACAG ATATGGATGCCAAAGTCAAAGCAATGATCAAGCTCATTGAAGAAGATGCAGATTCTTTTGCAAGGAGGGCAGAAATGTACTATAAGAAACGTCCGGAGCTCATGAAATTGGTTGAGGAGTTCTACCGAGCTTATCGTGCATTAGCAGAGAGATACGATAATGCAACTGGAGAGCTCCGTCAGGCCCATCGAACAATGTCTGAAGCATTTCCCAACCAAGTGCCCTATGTAATACGCGATGATTCAACCCTAGGCTCATCAGGTCCTGAGGGTGAGCCTCACACACCAGAAATGCTGCATCCAATACGTGCACTGGTTGACCCTGATGATTTGCAGAAAGATGCACTGGGATTCTCTTCAACCAATTTACATGCCTTAAAAAGGAATGGCATGTATTCGGAAGAATCAGACTCTGGAATAAGCAAAAGGGGTTTAAAGCAGCTCAATGAAATGTTTGGTTCCGGAGAAATGGTGCCTCAAAACTCAAAACTTGCTGAAGGAAGAATTAGAAAAGGAATGACTGTTCATGAAGCAGAGGATAAAGCTGACAGTGAACTAGAAACCTTGAAGAAAACCCTTGCAGAAATTGAGGCCGAAAAGGAAGCCATTCTTATGCAATACCAGCAGAGTTTGCAGAAGTTTTCAAGCCTGGAGAGGGAACTTAATCATGCTCAAAAGGATGCTGGTGGACTTGATGAACGAGCTAGCAAAGCAGACATTGAAGTTAAAGTACTGAAAGAAGCACTTATTAGATTAGAAGCTGAGAGGGATGCCGGTCTTCTGCAGTACAATCATTGTTTGGAAAGAATATCTACTCTGGAGAAAATGATCATCCAAGCCCAAGAGGATTCAAAAGGACTTAATGAGCGAGCCTCAAAAGCAGAAATAGAAGCTCAAAAGCTCAAGCAAGAACTTTCCAGGTTAGAGAATGAAAAGGAAGCTGGTCTTCTTCAGTACAAGCAATGTCTTGAGATGATATATGCACTGGAGAGTAAAATCTCACTTGCTGAGGAAAATGCCGGCATGCTCAATGAACAAACTGAAAAAGCTGAAACTGAGGTTAAAGCACTGAAGCAAGCTCTTACTGGactaaatgaagaaaaagaagccaTAGCTTTCCGGTATGAGCAGTGTTTGGATAAAATAGCTCAGATGGAgagtgaaatttttaatgcCCAAGAGCATGCCAAACAACTAAACAGTGAAATTCTTATGGGGGCTGAAAAATTGAGGACTTCTGAACAACAGTGTGTTCTGTTAGAGAGGGCAAACCATTCTCTGCAGGTGGAGGCAGAGAGTCTGGTGCAGAAGATAGCAATCAAGGATCAAGAACTCTCGCAGAAGCAAAGGGAGCTGGAGAATCTTCAGGCTTCTTTGCAGGATGAACAGTCACGATTTGCCCAAGTTGAAGTTACACTTCAGACTTTACAGAAGTTGCACTCGCAATCTCAACATGAGCAGAAAGCTCTGACATTGGAGCTTCAAAATAAGCTGCAAAAAATGAAGGACATGGAGGTATGCAACCATGATCTTGAGGAAGGCATTGAGCAAGTTAAAAGAGAGAACCAGAGCCTGGTTGAATTGAATAGTTCTTCCACCATTACGATTCAGAATCtacaaaatgaaatatttaaccTGAAGGAGATGAAAGAGAAACTTGAAAAGGAGATTGCACTACAAGAGGACAAAAGTAATGCCCTTCAGCTAGAGGTTCGTCATTTGAAGGAGGAAATAATGGGCTTAAGTAGGAGATATCAGGCTTTGGTGGAGCAAGTGCTGTCAGTTGGTCTGAATCCTGAACACCTTGGATCAGCTGTAAAGGAATTGCGAGAGGAGAACTCAAAGCTGAAAGAAGTATGCAAAGAGCAAGGAGATGAGAAAGAAGTTCTACACGAGAAGTTGAAGAACTTTGATAatcttttgaagaaaaatgctGCTCTGGAGGGTTCACTATCAGAAATGAATATTAAGTTAGAAGGGTCAGGAGAGAGGGTCAACGACTTGCAGAAGTCCTGCCAGTTTCTACGAGAAGAGAAATCCTCTCTTGTTGCTGAGAAAGCCACCCTACTTTCTCAGTTACAAATTATGACTGAGAATATGCAGAAGCTCTTGGAGAAAAACGTCATGCTGGAGCATTCCCTTGCTGGTGCAAATGTTGAGCTTGAGGGTCTGCGGGCGAAGTCAAAGAGCTTAGAAGATTTCTGCCGGATgctaaaaaatgagaaatccAATCTTTTAAATGAAAGAAGCACTCTAGTCTCTCAGCTGGAAGATGTTGAAAAAAGACTTGGAAACCTGGAGAGGAGGTTtacaaaattagaagaaaaatatgctGATATAGAGAGGGAGAAAGAATCCACACTCAGTCAAGTAGAAGAACTACGATATTCCCTCACGAATGAGCAACTAGAGCGTGCTAATTATGTGCAATCAAGTGAATCCAGGATGGTAGATCTGGAAAGCCTTGTCCATCAACTGCAGGAAGAAACAACATTAAGGAAGaaagagtttgaagaagaacTGGATAAAGCTGTAAAGGCTCAGGTTGAAATCTTCATTTTGCAAAAGTTTATAAAAGATCTGGAAGAAAAGAACTTATCTCTGTTGATAGAATGTCAAAAGCATGTTGAGGCCTCCAAATTGTCAGATAAATTGATAGCAGAGTTGGAGAGTGAAAATCTTGAGCAGCAGGTGGAAACAGAGTTCTTGCTTGATGAACTTGAAAAGCTGAGGACAGGGATTTATCAAGTGTTCAGAGTTCTTCAATTTGACCCTGCTAATTGGCATGAAGGTAAGATTGAACAAGGTCATATTCCTATTCCACAAATTGTGGAGGATATAGAGGACCTAAAAAGTTCAGTCTTAAGAAATGAGGATGAGAAGCAGCAACTAGTAATTGAGAACACAGTGCTTCTGACTTTAATTGGACAGCTGAGATTAGATGGAGCTGAACAGGAGTCAGGAAAGAAAATCTTTGAGCAGGAGCTTATGAGCATGACAGAGCAGCATATGATGCTTCAAAAAGATAAGGACGAGCTGCTTGAGATGAACAAACAGTTAATGTTGGAGGTGAGTGAGGGAGAGCAACGGCAAGATTCATTGAAGGATGAATTAGAAACTCAGGGTCTGAAGCTGGCAAGTTTGCAGGAGGCTTACTTGACATTACAAGAAGAGAATTCCAAGCTGCTTGAAGAAGACAGACTTTTGTATGAGAGATTTTTGGGATTGAAAAAGGAGATTTCTGctcttgaagaagaaaatattgttCTTCTCCAGGAAGCACTAGATCTTGGTAATGTCTCAACAGTTTTCAAGAGCTTTGGCATTGAGAAAGCTGAGGAAGTTAAAGCATTATTTGAAGATCTCAACCATCTCCATATGACTAATGGTGAACTCCAGGGGAAGGTTGAATTATTGGGGAGGAAGTTGGAAATGAAAGAAGCAGAAGGCCTACATCTGAATGAAACAGTTGATAAGTTGCAAAAGGAGCTACATGAAGTCAGTGACCTCAATGATCAGTTAAACATTCAGATTTTCATTGGACATGATTCTCTGAGACAGAAGGCCTCAGATCTTTTAGAAGCAGAACAGAAGCTTAAGGCTACGCATAACCTGAATGTGGAATTGTGCATAACTGTCGAGGATCTGAAGAGGGAATGTGATGAATTGAAGCTTATCAAAGAGAATGCAGAGAAGCGAATTCTTGAAATATCCAGAGATTGTTCTAAGCAAGAAAGGGAGCTTGAATGCCTTCaagaagtaaataaaagtttgGAAGCTGAAGTGGGTATATTACATGATGAGATTGAAGAACACAGGATTAGAGAAGTGTATTTGAGTTCTGAACTGCAGGAGAGAAGCAATGAGTTTGAACTTTGGGAGTCGGAGGctacatctttttattttgatctGCAAATGTCCTCCACCCGTGaagttttgcttgaaaatAAAGTGCACGAACTTGCTGAGGTTTGTGAGAGTCTTGAAGATGGAAGTGCAACTAAAAGTTTGGAGTCAAAACAGATGAAAGAAAGAATTGGTTCTTTGGAAAGTCAAATTGGACGGTTAAAGTCTCGGTTGTCTTCATATGACCCTGTTATAGCTTCCCTCAAAGATAACATAACATCTCTTGAGCTCAATATTCTTCATCAGAAAAAGCATGTTCTGGCAGGCAATGGTGAACAAAAG AATTCAGAAATGCCTAGTCAACTTCACCTGatgaacagtcaagaacctgAAGTTAAAAGCATTGCAGTAGCAGATGGTATTTCAGAATTGCAAGAGATGCAGACTAGAATTAAAGCAGTTGAAAAGGCatttgttgaagaaattgaaaggcTTGTAGTCCAGGAAAGTATGAAAAACAGCATTAAGGTAGAAGATCAAATATCTGAGACTGAAGATTCGAAATTAAGAAGCACCTCATGTCAAGGAGTAGCTAATCAGAAGGAAGAGATAGAACTCCAGGGTAAGTTAACTGACAAGAGTAAACCTGAAACTTCTGAAGTTAGTAGTAGGACATTGATGAAAGATATTCCACTCGATCAAGTCTCAGATTATTCATTCTATGGAAAAAGGCGGGGAGAGAACACTGGTTCCAATGATCAGATGCTTGGTTTATGGGAATGTGCTGAACAAGACTGTGGCCTTGATCCAATGGTACATGACCAACAAAAGCGAGCAGCTGCACCAGCGGCAAATACCTCAGTACGTAGTCAGTCCAAGGCTGTAGAATCGAAGAATCCCTTTTCAGAACTGGAAATTGAGAAGGAGCTAGGTGTTGACAAGCTAGAGGTTTCCAGCAGCAATGCAGACACCAACAAAGAAGGGAGCAAGAGAAAGATTTTGGAGAGACTTGCTTCTGATGCTCAGAAATTGACTAGTCTTCAAACCACTGTCCAagacttgaaaaacaaaatggagATGAACAAGAGCAAGAAGGCAGCCAACGATCCTGAATATGAACAAGTGAAAAGACAGTTAAAAGAAGTTGAGGAGACTGTTGTTGagctagtgggtatcaatgaTCAGTTGACGAAAGATACTGAACAGAGTCCATCTTTCGATGGCAAGTCTGCAGCAGAGTTGGAAGATGCTGGAAGAAAGAAGGTGGCAGAACAAGCACAGGAAGGATCTGAAAAGATTGGACGATTGCAACTAGCTGTGCAAAGCATCCAATATATTCTGCTAAAACTAGAGGATGAAAGCAAAACCGAAGGCAAACAGAAGTTTTCGGGGAGTAGAACAGGTGCTCTCTTGAGGGACTTCATTTACAGTGGTGGGAGAAGTAGCACTGGAAGGCGGAAGGGCTGTTTATGTGGGTGTATGAGACCTTCAACTAATGGAGACTGA
- the LOC102619646 gene encoding 40S ribosomal protein S3a, translated as MAVGKNKRISKGKKGGKKKAADPFAKKDWYDIKAPSCFRVRNVGKTLVTRTQGTKIASEGLKHRVFEVSLGDLHNEEEHAYRKIRLRAEDVQGKNVLTNFWGMDFTTDKLRSLVRKWHTLIEAYVDVKTTDNYTLRMFCIGFTKRLPNQVKRTCYAQASQIRQIRRKMREIMIAQAASCDLKGLVEKFIAEIIGREIEKATLSIYPLQNVFIRKVKILKAPKFDLGKLMEVHGDYSEDVGVKMERPADEPIPEAPTEVIGA; from the exons ATGGCCGTCGG CAAGAACAAGAGGATTTCCAAGGGGAAGAAAGGAGGCAAGAAGAAGGC TGCCGATCCATTCGCCAAGAAGGACTGGTATGATATCAAGGCTCCCTCTTGTTTCCGCGTCAGAAATGTTGGCAAGACTCTTGTTACCCGTACTCAGGGTACCAAg ATTGCATCAGAAGGACTTAAACACAGAGTGTTTGAGGTATCATTAGGTGATCTACATAATGAAGAAGAGCATGCTTACAGGAAGATCAGACTAAGAGCTGAAGATGTCCAAGGGAAGAATGTTTTGACAAACTTCTGG gGCATGGATTTCACTACAGACAAGCTGAGGTCCTTGGTTAGGAAGTGGCATACGTTGATTGAAGCTTACGTGGATGTCAAGACCACTGATAACTACACATTGAGGATGTTCTGCATTGGATTCACCAAGAGACTTCCAAATCAGGTTAAGAGGACTTGCTACGCACAGGCCAGCCAGATTAGACAG ATTCGCCGCAAGATGAGGGAGATCATGATTGCTCAGGCAGCATCCTGTGATCTTAAGGGCTTGGTCGAAAAGTTCATTGCTGAAATAATTGGAAGAGAGATTGAGAAGGCAACCTTAAGCATATACCCCTTACAAAATGTTTTCATTCGCAAAGTGAAGATCTTGAAAGCTCCTAAGTTTGATCTTGGAAAGTTGATGGAG GTTCATGGTGATTACTCTGAGGATGTTGGTGTAAAGATGGAAAGGCCAGCTGATGAGCCCATTCCTGAAGCACCAACTGAAGTGATTGGAGCttga
- the LOC102618864 gene encoding protein tesmin/TSO1-like CXC 2: MDTPKKATQMATPLSKFEDSPVFNYINSLSPIKPVKSLPVTQTFNSLNFSSPPSIFTSPHISAHKETRFLRRNNCLGLSKPEFSSENGNKICRNDGVANDASQLYDNSAELQENFDPRVSMEEVSVEASNDSKFAIELPQALKYDCGSPGCDPNPCNIESNCMTEMASTSVSVVQFVQEASENGASEADVRLQRTCQMEQKNEVTGCEWESLISDAADLLIFNLPNDSEDFKGLMQKSLDSGGRYASVTPRYINGEPIMEMIDPVGTDHQNGMEHQSTQPGETSILNDDLDECFTGDPSENGVTAMGMSNPASCKPISNLHRGMLRRCLDFELVTRRKNADGSSNYGSSVILHSDEKFASEDKQLVPLKPGSDSPRCMVPGIGLHLNALAITPQENKNIGIESLSSVRQLSLPGANASFHSPENCEDPHHEPLTSASTERDIVAVENGVLLAEDASQTSAYLAEEEYNQNSPKKKRRRMENAGENESCKRCNCKKSKCLKLYCECFAAGVYCIEPCSCQDCFNKPIHEDTVLATRKQIESRNPLAFAPKVIRSSDSLPEVGEDTSKTPASARHKRGCNCKKSSCLKKYCECYQGGVGCSINCRCEGCKNTFGRKDGSSSTDPEAEPEDEEMEMCEKSGVDKRFQKTEFLSNEEQNPGSALPTTPLRLSRPLVQLPFSTKCKPPRSLLSIGSSSGFFTGHNYGKPNILRSQPKFEKSLQTAPEDEMPEILRGNCTPCSGIKTSSPNSKRVSPPHTILGSSPSRRSGRKLILQSIPSFPSLTPKH; this comes from the exons ATGGACACCCCTAAGAAGGCTACCCAGATGGCTACTCCGCTCTCTAAATTTGAG GATTCCCCTGTCTTCAACTATATCAACAGCCTTTCTCCCATCAAACCTGTCAAGTCTCTACCTGTCACCCAGACATTCAACTCGCTCAATTTTTCATCCCCACCTTCGATATTCACTTCACCTCATATCAGTGCTCACAAGGAAACTAGATTCCTTAGAAG GAACAATTGTTTGGGTCTATCAAAACCTGAGTTTTCTTCTGaaaatggaaacaaaatcTGTAGAAATGATGGTGTAGCGAATGATGCGTCTCAGCTGTACGACAATTCAGCTGAACTACAGGAAAACTTTGACCCTAGAGTTTCCATGGAAGAAGTTTCTGTTGAGGCTTCCAATGATTCAAAGTTTGCAATTGAGTTGCCACAAGCCTTAAAATATGATTGTGGTAGTCCCGGTTGTGATCCAAACCCTTGTAATATTGAGTCAAATTGTATGACAGAAATGGCTAGCACATCTGTTTCTGTTGTTCAATTTGTTCAAGAGGCCTCTGAAAATGGTGCATCTGAAGCCGATGTGCGTTTACAGAGGACTTGCCAGATGGAGCAAAAAAATGAAGTGACAGGATGTGAGTGGGAAAGTTTGATTTCTGATGCTGCagatttgttaatttttaatctccCCAATGACTCAGAGGATTTTAAGGGCCTAATGCAGAAATCTCTGGATTCTGGGGGAAGATATGCTTCTGTTACACCAAGGTACATTAATGGGGAGCCGATAATGGAAATGATTGATCCAGTTGGTACTGATCACCAAAATGGAATGGAACATCAATCCACTCAACCAGGAGAAACCAGCATCCTGAATGATGACCTGGATGAGTGCTTCACTGGTGATCCAAGTGAAAATGGGGTTACTGCAATGGGAATGAGTAATCCAGCTTCCTGTAAG CCTATTTCAAATTTGCATCGTGGTATGCTAAGGCGCTGTCTAGATTTTGAACTGGTTACGCGACGGAAGAACGCAGATGGTAGTTCGAATTATGGCTCATCTGTGATACTGCATTCAGATGAGAAGTTTGCCTCTGAAGATAAGCAACTTGTGCCTCTGAAGCCTGGTAGTGACTCCCCGCGGTGTATGGTCCCTGGAATTGGTTTGCACTTGAATGCTTTGGCAATAACTCCTCAAGAGAATAAAAACATCGGGATTGAATCTCTGTCTTCAGTAAGACAGCTAAGTTTGCCTGGTGCTAATGCCTCCTTTCATTCTCCTGAGAATTGTGAAGATCCTCATCACGAACCTTTAACTTCAGCTTCCACTGAAAGAGACATTGTTGCTGTTGAAAATGGAGTCCTGCTTGCAGAAGATGCTTCTCAGACATCTGCTTATTTAGCTGAAGAAGAATATAACCAGAATAgtcctaaaaagaaaag GCGTAGGATGGAAAATGCAGGAGAAAATGAGTCGTGCAAGCGTTGTAATTGTAAGAAATCCAAGTGTTTGAAACT TTACTGTGAATGCTTTGCTGCTGGTGTGTACTGCATAGAGCCATGTTCTTGTCAAGACTGCTTCAACAAGCCCATTCATGAAGATACTGTTCTTGCAACTCGCAAACAGATTGAATCTCGAAACCCACTTGCATTTGCTCCCAAAGTGATTAGGAGCTCTGATTCTCTTCCTGAAGTTGGG GAAGACACCAGCAAAACACCTGCATCAGCAAGACATAAAAGAGGATGCAACTGCAAGAAATCAAGTTGCCTGAAGAAATATTGTGAATGCTATCAG GGTGGTGTTGGATGCTCCATTAATTGCAGATGTGAAGGGTGTAAGAACACATTTGGTAGAAAGGATG GGTCTTCATCAACGGATCCAGAGGCTGAACCAGAAGACGAAGAAATGGAGATGTGTGAGAAAAGTGGGGTGGACAAAAGGTTTCAGAAAACTGAATTCCTGAGTAATGAAGAGCAGAATCCAGGCTCTGCTCTTCCCACCACACCATTACGGCTTTCCAG GCCATTGGTGCAGTTACCATTTTCGACCAAATGCAAACCACCACGGTCATTACTTTCTATTGGATCCTCCTCTGGATTCTTCACTGGCCACAATTATGGAAAACCAAATATTCTCCGGTCTCAACCCAAGTTTGAGAAGTCTCTCCAAACTGCCCCAGAAGATGAAATGCCTGAAATTCTACGGGGCAATTGCACTCCCTGCAGCGGCATCAAGACTTCTTCTCCCAACAGTAAGAGGGTCTCTCCTCCCCACACCATCTTGGGGTCATCCCCTAGTCGTCGAAGTGGGCGGAAGCTGATATTACAATCGATACCATCGTTTCCTTCGCTCACTCCAAAgcactga